The sequence below is a genomic window from Anopheles cruzii chromosome 3, idAnoCruzAS_RS32_06, whole genome shotgun sequence.
CCCGATCCTCGCTTGATCCCTCACAGACAGGTGCGCAAAGAATCCAACAAAGAAGAGATGGTCTTGCAGGAGAAACTGGAACTGCAAGCCACCATCAATGAACTGATCTTTCAAGTGCAACGACAGGATACACAAATCCGCGAGATGGCACGAGTGGTGGCAGACCTGGGTGAGTATGGGGGGCTTGCGTCGCACAATCGGAACCAAATAACATTGGTGTCGGTTTTCTTTGGTGTTCCTGTAGAATCTAAATCTTCCTGGAAGCCAAAAATACTAGATGAGCTGCCGTTTAGCAAGAAGAGTAAAAGCGAACAACCGCTCTACATTCCGGCGATACCGGACAGTACGGGGAAGGGCGCGGCGCCAGCGGAGGCTGCAAGCGGTAATAGCAGTGTCCTCTCGAAAGCACTAGAGATTATCGATAATGAAGTTTTTTATAGCAACAGCACAACAAACGAATCAGACGAGCCAACGGAACAGCACCCCCGGGCAGGCTTAGTGACGCGTAGCGTAAGCTACGTTCTCGAACTTAAATCCTTGCCAAACTCGACACCCGGCAGCCGAAGGCTGTGATAGATTCCCGGACCTACGGTCCTGTACCTTCAATGTTCGGTACGCGTTAGGGAGCGTCATAGTTTGGTTATCATCACGGCTGTTTCCGCCTCGGCCTTGCATCGTAATCAAGCGGCGGACACTTTGCTCAGGTTTTCGTTATGTTatggttttagtttttctaAAAAGAAATACGGTCGTAAGCTGTACGCATTGACGAGTTAGTCGGCACAGCTTACGTGGACACAATGTTTCATGTGCGAACCCGTTTCGGTAGGCATTTATTTCAACGGGACCGTGGCAGGTAACCGTCCAAAAAGATCGAGGACTGGACTCCCCTCGGCTGTTGGGAGCTGTTACGATTTTTGCTAACTACTTTTGGGCACTTCAATTTGattttagaaaacagaaacaggtTTCCCCGATTGTTACTGCAGTGCACTGTACAtaaaatgatttcattttgttttagttGAATGTGAAAAGATGATGAATAAATGAGACATTcaaaaaatcgatcaatcaaatgaaggattatttttttatataatttatTAATCTTAAATACAGATCCGTAGAACGAGGGAGAAGATTTCACGGTAGATGATGCGGTCACAAGGCATCGATTCGCTTTCCCATGGCCCCCCCAGCTGTGAATCGATGAAGATTGTTTGCTACTCTCTGTCGTCCATTTCTTGTGAATTCGACTACGATCCCTTCAGCGCCTAGTGCTCGGTGGCAAAAGTCGGTTCGTATCCGTCAGTAGAGCTGCCTGGTAACGTGGCCATAGAGCTAGCTGGGTAATTAGCGATCAGATTTCTAAGCTTGGGTCGGCAGCAGGTAGGAAGTGGTTTCGGCGACTCTTGCTACCccgttttgaaaaattatccTTTTGGGTTCATATCGTATCCTGTGTTCCTCGAGTTAACCTATTTTTGCAGCTTCCCACAATCATCTCCTTATGAACTATTTTTTTAACGGTTTTCTTATCAATTATCTACTTTTGCCCGCGTTCGATGTCTTGATGTCTTTCGATGTCTCCAACTAGCGTTTCAGTTGCTTCAAGACCCTAGCTGTCCCCGTCCTAGACATTCCATTCCACTGCATGATCGTGACGGTAGCGATTAAGGTCCTTGCTCGTTTCGCCTTAAGGCCGACCCGAGGATTACTTAAGGTTGGTCGTGCTGTTTTATTAAAATCGCTTTTAATGTGCACCGATTTAGTGGCGATGAAGAGCAATGTCAGAGCATAACCGTATACTAATGATCACTGGGGCCCGGCTCAGGTGTACCAGCTGTTTTCACGGGCAGCGGTTCCTTGAAGACGAAATCGGACGATTGCATCGGCCCACTGTCACCGGCACGCGGTCGGCTGGGTCCGGCGCCCTCATCGTACGTCCAGGATGCACAACTGTTTGAGCCACTGCTCGGTGCCACACCAGTTTGCTGTCTTTGTCGTTTGACTGAGGGCTCTGGGGCTGGAGTTTGCGTGCTGGTGCTAGATTTCGTCTTTACGATACTCCGGGGAGCCCCGTAGGAAGAGGACTGAGTCGTGTCCTTGCTTTTTCTTATTCGAATCAATTCCTCGTCACGCATCTGCTTGAACCTGTGCTGCACATTCTGTATCTGTTCCATCAGCAGATGGTGCTGCAGGATCTTTGAAGTACACGCCACACAGATGGTCTTGGGCAGCGGGTCTGTAG
It includes:
- the LOC128271863 gene encoding putative OPA3-like protein CG13603; protein product: MVVGAFPAAKLGVLAMKQISKPIANLLKERAKHSPFFRKYVCMPPAQFYNWMEVKTKMWALNLGKPTTVPVLNEAMAIDLGANLLGEIVIFTIGAALLLLEYQRQVRKESNKEEMVLQEKLELQATINELIFQVQRQDTQIREMARVVADLESKSSWKPKILDELPFSKKSKSEQPLYIPAIPDSTGKGAAPAEAASGNSSVLSKALEIIDNEVFYSNSTTNESDEPTEQHPRAGLVTRSVSYVLELKSLPNSTPGSRRL
- the LOC128271864 gene encoding uncharacterized protein LOC128271864 codes for the protein MGSLMNVQCCGFVCRLCSKSHREVIFIYGTDGIALDLLRKINNYLPVEITPTDPLPKTICVACTSKILQHHLLMEQIQNVQHRFKQMRDEELIRIRKSKDTTQSSSYGAPRSIVKTKSSTSTQTPAPEPSVKRQRQQTGVAPSSGSNSCASWTYDEGAGPSRPRAGDSGPMQSSDFVFKEPLPVKTAGTPEPGPSDH